DNA from Metabacillus flavus:
AAGAGAGCTGACAAAGAAGTTTGAAGAGTTTGTAAGAGGCACTCTATCTGAAGCGAATGAGTGGGCAATAGCCAATGAAATCCGCGGGGAATTCTGCCTTATTCTAGAAGGGGCATCCAGTGAAGATGCAGAGGCAGAGGAAGATCTATGGTGGAACGGATTAAGTATAATTACCCATATTGAACATTATATTGAAAAAGGGATTTCTTCAAAGGAAGCTATTAAAACCGTAGCTTTAGATAGAGGGTTGCCTAAAAGGGAAGTCTATAACGAGTATCATAAGGAAGAGTAAGCTCTTTTTAGGAATAAGAAAAAAGTCCCTGTTATAGGGACTTTTTAATATTACTTAGATTGGAATTGGTTTTGGATTTCTTGGATCAGCTGCTCAGCGCCTTCTTTGCTTAGCACCAATTTGCCGTTAGCCAATGTCATGTTGTCATCAGAAACTTCACCAGTAACGTGGCAAGTCATGTTTGGCTTATATTTTTTAAGAATGATTCTTTCATCATCCACGTAGATTTCAAGAGCGTCTTTCTCTGCAATTCCTAATGTACGGCGCAATTCAATCGGAATCACCACGCGGCCTAGTTCATCAACTTTACGTACAATACCTGTAGATTTCATTGAATGTTCTCCTCCCGTTTTTGCTATATATGCTATTTTTCTCTTAACTTCGTCATTATTCGACAAAATTTATTTGCTTCATAAGCATAACAGTGTTTCCAAATTACGTCAATAATTTTGTTTCCAATAATTATTAAGCATTTTTGAAAAAGACTGCAAAGCCTGTTCTGTTAAGGTTTGTATTTAAAGAAATACCCTAAAAAATAGGAAATTAAACCTAAATCAACCAGTGAAACATTATAGCTGTAATAGCTTTGTAGTTACCTAATTATAAACATCCTTCGACAAAATTCAACAATAATTTTGTTGAATCCAGCATTTGGATGGTTTACAATATTATATAATTCCCAGCACGCCTCATTTTTTTGTCCATACCGCGGTATATTTTCTTGATATTGAAGGCTAAGATGGTATCATAAAGAGTAGATGCGAGATAGCAAACATGCTCTCGTCCTTCGGGGCGAGGGCATTTGTTCTAATTTACGGCAAGGAGTGGAAATCATGGAAAGCAAAAAGACGTTTTACATTACAACTCCGATTTATTATCCAAGCGGAAATTTACATATTGGCCATGCCTATACAACTACGGCAGGCGATGCGATGGCAAGATATAAGCGCATGCGCGGATTTGATGTGATGTATCTGACCGGAACGGATGAACACGGACAGAAAATTCAGCAAAAAGCAGCAGAAAAGGGCGTTACTCCGCAGGAATATGTGGATGGCATTGTGGATGGAATTAAAAGTCTTTGGAAGCGCATGGATATTTCCTATGACGACTTTATCCGTACCACAGAAACCCGTCACAAATTGGTTGTCGAAAAAATATTCAAACAGCTTCTCGATCAAGGTGATATTTATTTGGATGAATATGAGGGCTGGTATTCGATCCCTGATGAAACCTATTACACGGCACATCAGCTTGATGACCCGATTATGGAGGATGGCAAAATTGTCGGCGGAAAAAGCCCTGACAGCGGACATCCAGTCGAACTGGTTAAAGAGCAGTCGTACTTTTTCCGGGTAGGAAAATACTCAGAACGCCTTTTGAAGTATTACGAAGAGAATCCTGAATTTATTCAGCCGGAATCCCGCAAAAATGAAATGATTAACAACTTCATCAAACCGGGCCTTGAGGACCTGGCTGTATCAAGAACATCCTTTGACTGGGGAGTTAAGGTTCCTGGGGATCCGAAGCATGTGGTTTATGTGTGGATTGATGCACTTTCCAATTACATCACGGCTCTAGGGTATGGAACCGATCAGGATGAGAAGTACCGCACCTATTGGCCGGCAGATGTTCATTTGATGAGTAAAGAAATTGTCCGCTTCCATACGATATACTGGCCAATCATGCTAATGGCGCTTGACTTGCCGCTGCCGAAGAAGGTTTTCGCGCATGGATGGCTGCTGATGAAGGATGGAAAAATGTCTAAATCCAAAGGAAATGTAGTGGATCCGATTACACTGATTGACCGCTACGGACTGGATGCTTTGCGCTATTATCTTCTCAGGGAAGTTCCATTCGGCTCCGATGGTGTATTCACACCGGAAGGGTTCGTTGAGAGAGTGAATTACGACCTGGCGAATGACTTAGGAAACCTTCTGAACAGAACGGTAGCAATGATCGATAAATATTTCGAAGGAAATATTCCTAATTATCAAGGATCCGTTACGGAATTTGACCGGATACTTGAAGAAATGAACCGTACGACCTCAGAACGCTATGAAGAGGCTATGGAAAAAATGGAATTCTCGGTAGCTCTGGCTTCCGTTTGGCAGCTTGTAAGCCGTACAAATAAATACATTGATGAAACACAGCCTTGGGCATTGGCAAAAGACGATGCAAAAACAGACGACCTTGGCTCTGTTATGCATCATCTTGCAGAATCTTTGAGAAGAACAGCCATTCTTCTTCAGCCATTCCTGACAGAGACGCCGGCTAAAATCTTCTCCCAGCTCGGCATTAAAGACGAATCTTTAACAAAATGGGAAAGCATACACACCTTTGGCCATCTTAAAGATAGTAAAGTGGAAAAAGGTGACCCGATCTTCCCACGTCTCGATATGGCGGAAGAAGTCGAGTATATTAAGAGTCAAATGTCAGGCGGAACTCCGATCGAGGAACCTGCAGAAGAAAAAACAGAAGAAGCAGATGAAATCACGGTAGACGATTTCTTCAAAGTGGAGCTTCGGGTGGCAGAGGTCCTTCAAGCTGAGCCGGTTAAGAAAGCAGACAAGCTGCTTAAACTTCAGCTGGATCTTGGAACAGAAAAAAGACAAGTGGTTTCAGGAATTGCGAAGCATTACACACCTGCGGACCTTGTTGGAAAAAAGGTAATTTGCGTGACAAACC
Protein-coding regions in this window:
- a CDS encoding AbrB/MazE/SpoVT family DNA-binding domain-containing protein; the protein is MKSTGIVRKVDELGRVVIPIELRRTLGIAEKDALEIYVDDERIILKKYKPNMTCHVTGEVSDDNMTLANGKLVLSKEGAEQLIQEIQNQFQSK
- the metG gene encoding methionine--tRNA ligase yields the protein MMESKKTFYITTPIYYPSGNLHIGHAYTTTAGDAMARYKRMRGFDVMYLTGTDEHGQKIQQKAAEKGVTPQEYVDGIVDGIKSLWKRMDISYDDFIRTTETRHKLVVEKIFKQLLDQGDIYLDEYEGWYSIPDETYYTAHQLDDPIMEDGKIVGGKSPDSGHPVELVKEQSYFFRVGKYSERLLKYYEENPEFIQPESRKNEMINNFIKPGLEDLAVSRTSFDWGVKVPGDPKHVVYVWIDALSNYITALGYGTDQDEKYRTYWPADVHLMSKEIVRFHTIYWPIMLMALDLPLPKKVFAHGWLLMKDGKMSKSKGNVVDPITLIDRYGLDALRYYLLREVPFGSDGVFTPEGFVERVNYDLANDLGNLLNRTVAMIDKYFEGNIPNYQGSVTEFDRILEEMNRTTSERYEEAMEKMEFSVALASVWQLVSRTNKYIDETQPWALAKDDAKTDDLGSVMHHLAESLRRTAILLQPFLTETPAKIFSQLGIKDESLTKWESIHTFGHLKDSKVEKGDPIFPRLDMAEEVEYIKSQMSGGTPIEEPAEEKTEEADEITVDDFFKVELRVAEVLQAEPVKKADKLLKLQLDLGTEKRQVVSGIAKHYTPADLVGKKVICVTNLKPVKLRGELSQGMILAGDHEGGLSLATVDQTLPNGTKIK